From a single Methylocystis echinoides genomic region:
- a CDS encoding VirB3 family type IV secretion system protein: MSNADLEKPMIVPLVKALTRAPTIVGVPYMYFMFEMVVTSVIFLATHNLLNLLWIIPFHLFGYVMTLRDDRIFEVLFVRSSKCPPRSREFWGCDSYKI; encoded by the coding sequence ATGAGCAACGCCGATCTCGAGAAGCCGATGATCGTCCCGCTCGTCAAGGCGCTCACCCGGGCCCCGACCATCGTCGGCGTCCCCTACATGTATTTCATGTTCGAGATGGTGGTGACCTCGGTGATCTTCCTCGCCACCCACAACCTGCTCAACCTCCTCTGGATCATCCCCTTCCATCTCTTCGGCTACGTCATGACCTTGAGAGACGACCGGATCTTCGAGGTCCTGTTCGTGAGATCTTCCAAGTGCCCGCCGCGTTCCCGAGAATTTTGGGGTTGCGACTCCTATAAGATTTGA
- a CDS encoding TrbC/VirB2 family protein, which translates to MRHFKNIGPRRIYLLGALALLHMSSPAFATGGTLSPVQSTLQTLVQTLTGPISTSLAILAVIAAGFLAWAGRMTWGIAGSIIFGIVLVFGSTQIVQFFQSSVGG; encoded by the coding sequence ATGAGGCATTTTAAGAACATTGGCCCGCGCCGAATTTACCTGCTTGGCGCGCTGGCGTTGCTCCACATGAGCTCTCCGGCCTTTGCTACGGGCGGCACGCTTTCCCCCGTGCAGTCGACGCTGCAAACGCTGGTGCAGACCCTCACGGGGCCGATCTCGACGTCACTCGCCATTCTCGCCGTCATCGCTGCGGGCTTCCTGGCTTGGGCGGGGCGCATGACCTGGGGCATCGCAGGGTCGATCATCTTCGGCATCGTGCTGGTCTTCGGCTCGACGCAAATCGTCCAGTTCTTCCAGTCCTCCGTCGGTGGCTGA
- a CDS encoding lytic transglycosylase domain-containing protein yields the protein MRGAALGIIFALGAASQVLAGEAALIARGHALEAMVSPSGKVVPAPVAGSEVERATEGGAKKTESCPGPGPMPASAARDLVEKIAREENFYPDFVLAVARAESHFQSDAVSPRGAIGLMQLEPETAKHIGVNICDPADNVRGGVRFLRDLHSRYRNPLFILAAYNAGEKALLAHGGVPPYPETVSFVAAVVNDFYDWPKISGRTGDERGPPATARQQESAKDKNWRSGFVWNVEQNGEQE from the coding sequence ATGCGCGGCGCCGCTCTCGGAATTATCTTCGCTTTAGGCGCTGCATCGCAAGTTCTCGCGGGCGAAGCGGCGCTGATCGCGCGCGGGCACGCCCTGGAAGCGATGGTCTCGCCGTCTGGAAAGGTGGTTCCAGCGCCCGTCGCGGGCTCAGAGGTCGAGCGCGCGACTGAAGGCGGCGCGAAGAAGACCGAGAGTTGCCCGGGACCCGGGCCAATGCCGGCCAGCGCCGCGCGCGACCTCGTCGAGAAAATCGCCCGCGAGGAGAATTTCTACCCTGACTTCGTGCTGGCTGTGGCGCGCGCCGAGTCTCACTTTCAGAGCGACGCAGTTTCGCCTCGCGGCGCGATCGGACTCATGCAGCTCGAGCCCGAGACAGCCAAACATATCGGTGTCAATATCTGCGACCCCGCCGACAACGTCAGAGGCGGGGTCCGGTTTCTGCGCGACTTGCACAGCCGCTATCGGAATCCGCTGTTCATCCTCGCCGCTTACAACGCTGGCGAGAAGGCGCTTCTCGCGCATGGCGGCGTCCCGCCGTATCCGGAAACGGTGAGCTTCGTCGCCGCGGTCGTGAATGACTTCTACGACTGGCCCAAGATCAGCGGAAGGACAGGTGATGAGCGCGGCCCTCCGGCCACGGCACGGCAGCAGGAAAGCGCCAAGGACAAAAATTGGCGCTCGGGCTTCGTTTGGAACGTCGAACAGAATGGTGAACAGGAATGA
- a CDS encoding cupin domain-containing protein translates to MPRKPNRRSDRFVDRERLLSAIGACREKITREQSRMEICGPLYHSSSTVVAAIDGLALMLTGRRDYFHLAGHGVHEDVRNAATGRDAMLAAGNLFANIPEHLTEVEFTALAELPGARIERIVSTGQASPAGYWYDQEQTEWVILLSGSAGLLFEGEDAPCILRPGDYVEIPARLRHRIEWTDATEPTVWLAVHVNAQLGASSTALIEES, encoded by the coding sequence ATGCCCCGAAAACCGAACCGCCGGTCGGATCGCTTCGTCGATCGCGAGCGTCTCTTGTCGGCGATCGGCGCGTGCCGGGAGAAAATCACGCGCGAACAGTCGCGCATGGAGATCTGCGGCCCTTTGTATCACTCATCGTCGACCGTCGTCGCAGCGATCGACGGGCTTGCGCTGATGCTCACCGGAAGGCGTGACTACTTCCATTTAGCGGGCCACGGGGTGCATGAAGATGTAAGGAATGCCGCCACAGGGAGGGACGCGATGCTCGCAGCCGGTAATCTGTTTGCCAACATCCCCGAGCATCTGACCGAGGTGGAATTTACCGCCTTGGCCGAGCTGCCGGGCGCGCGGATCGAACGCATCGTCTCGACTGGCCAAGCAAGCCCGGCTGGCTATTGGTACGACCAAGAGCAGACCGAATGGGTCATCCTGCTGAGCGGCTCAGCAGGACTGCTGTTCGAGGGGGAGGATGCTCCATGCATTTTGCGTCCGGGGGACTATGTCGAAATACCCGCGCGTCTTCGGCATCGGATCGAATGGACCGATGCGACCGAGCCGACGGTTTGGCTAGCGGTGCATGTTAACGCCCAACTCGGCGCCTCCTCAACTGCGCTAATCGAAGAAAGCTAG
- a CDS encoding phospholipase D-like domain-containing protein, protein MAAYSLTDWPVIDALIDARRRGVAVRIVLDPSQQHAFDRLREIAGAIRMKAQGPICISSPMRSTAGSCARGRQTCQPRA, encoded by the coding sequence ATGGCGGCTTATTCCCTGACCGATTGGCCGGTCATCGACGCCCTAATTGACGCCCGCAGGCGTGGCGTCGCCGTCCGCATCGTTCTCGATCCGAGCCAGCAGCATGCCTTCGACCGACTCCGCGAAATCGCAGGGGCCATCCGCATGAAGGCGCAGGGCCCTATATGCATCTCAAGTCCTATGCGATCGACGGCCGGATCCTGCGCTCGGGGTCGGCAAACTTGTCAGCCTCGGGCCTGA
- a CDS encoding phospholipase D-like domain-containing protein codes for MHLKSYAIDGRILRSGSANLSASGLKQQDNDIVVVREPSAANAFEARFEQIWAGANPLPPPGNQFANPAPSPALKSEMAGTESCLIKGNISRSGERIYHVPGDHTYARVRMDKGRDKRWFCTEEQAVAAGWRKASTW; via the coding sequence ATGCATCTCAAGTCCTATGCGATCGACGGCCGGATCCTGCGCTCGGGGTCGGCAAACTTGTCAGCCTCGGGCCTGAAACAGCAGGACAATGATATCGTTGTCGTTCGTGAGCCTTCTGCAGCCAACGCCTTCGAGGCTCGCTTCGAGCAAATATGGGCGGGCGCCAATCCGCTGCCGCCTCCCGGCAATCAATTTGCGAATCCTGCCCCCTCCCCCGCGCTAAAGTCGGAAATGGCGGGAACTGAGAGCTGCCTGATCAAGGGCAATATCAGCCGCAGCGGCGAGCGTATCTATCATGTGCCTGGGGACCACACATATGCTCGCGTGCGGATGGACAAGGGGCGTGACAAGCGCTGGTTCTGCACCGAGGAGCAGGCCGTCGCAGCGGGCTGGCGGAAAGCTTCAACCTGGTAG